The Candidatus Nitrosymbiomonas proteolyticus genome has a segment encoding these proteins:
- a CDS encoding amidohydrolase, with the protein MFNAIRLAAWTLALLPALTWAQDQDPPKQDAPPPTTSWLLKGATVVVKPGQTLAATDILVREGKIVAIGKGLRAPAGVETVDCTGLTAYAGFIHPLYRVNIEGVVPSTTGLSAAEIARKRDEDPLSKKSQNLAGIDTATLEAKDLSALRNLALGGFTAANVSASGGIFGPRSAVVDTFYRSVEKDSVMPSTSTVPIGLRRGGGFGSYPGSTMGVIAFIRQAFYDAQYHSRVLKAVASKKAGVEAPEADPALEALAGVLSGASVPVFEDLNEVSAYMAAELAKEFGIRPVFVMSSDSGSLRDVFSTARAVVLRGTIPSRPRIDDLENASLGAVRAYFGEVQAGAELQKSGVAFCFGPSSVANPLAGLRTYVRGGLDRNSALASLTTRPAELLGLANEMGTLEQGKRASIVLTQGDLFDSSSQIMAVFSSGKRIDFDMPDRKKGDELKPDAPLKLVPPKYGRFPAPAETAPAFRLYRNATIWTMGPQGVLSNADLLIRDGKIQAVGRGLQVPQGCQVIDASGMHLSPGIWDCHSHTGISGGVNEGANMVTIECRIQDVTDHTQIGIYRQLSGGTVGANQLHGSANAIGGQSFTVKWRWGEPPTRFGVEGAPPGVKFALGENPIREPAGRGGGAQATPDGTTLLTWRPQTRMGVEEAIRRALQLGKEYAEQWRAYGEGKLPVEPRRDIQLEGLAEIVTQKRWVHSHGYRQDELLMLLRVVSEFGGKLATLQHVLEGYKIADEMAASGVGGSTFADWWGYKLEAYDAIPHNAALMAMRGVSVSINSDSDNHARRLNHEAAKAIRYGGVPAEKALSFVTIEPARQLGIDSRTGSLEPGKDADIAVWTADPTSVFAVCMQTYVDGVLKFDRDADARQRSERIEELQAAKEALSAPEPETDPDNPFASTASAGNAEADADEGKAEVKPASEGSASVATGLGPITGFPGTVRYPRKSFLIRGATLHPMVAEPFVGDLLVGADGRIAQMGANLSPEGVEVIDGSGKHVYPGLIDSSTTLGLMEIGQVPQSDDSVEKGDFHPDYRVERTINAEHQTLAVARAQGVLTALVRQSVGSGIAGQAAVINTEGYTFEDLAIQGGVAMVASAGGGGFARFEEEESHVHIDEMYEAGAQGRGGQAGRQGPSYERLNRALKETREYLEQRAKATPGGPVAFDARYEAMVPVLEGKMPVMIAANSAQDMKAAVAWAEEQKVRVQLYGCSGAGEIADWLAEKKVPIILSAVFSMPGADLPTESFYALPAKLAKAGVRFCLSTNDSHDVRQLREHAGFAAAFGLKREDALRSVTLWAAEILGMADRIGSLRPGLEATVVLASGDLLETRTVVEKAWISGREVGLQNKQSLLYDKYRFRPLPTFGGTTGGSKE; encoded by the coding sequence ATGTTCAACGCGATTCGATTGGCAGCCTGGACTTTGGCGCTCCTGCCCGCTCTCACCTGGGCGCAGGACCAAGACCCGCCGAAGCAAGACGCGCCCCCACCAACGACCAGTTGGCTCCTGAAGGGGGCGACGGTGGTGGTGAAACCGGGCCAAACGCTTGCGGCCACGGATATTCTCGTTCGCGAAGGCAAGATCGTAGCGATCGGTAAGGGCCTTCGCGCGCCTGCGGGAGTCGAAACCGTCGACTGTACGGGTCTGACCGCCTATGCTGGGTTCATCCACCCGCTCTACCGCGTGAACATCGAGGGCGTAGTGCCCTCTACGACGGGCTTGTCGGCGGCTGAAATCGCCCGAAAAAGGGATGAGGACCCGCTCTCGAAGAAGTCCCAGAACCTCGCAGGTATAGATACAGCGACTCTCGAAGCCAAGGACCTCTCGGCGCTTCGCAACTTGGCGCTAGGTGGCTTTACGGCTGCGAACGTCTCGGCTTCCGGGGGTATTTTCGGGCCCCGATCCGCCGTCGTCGACACGTTCTATCGCTCTGTTGAGAAAGACTCGGTGATGCCCTCCACGTCCACCGTCCCCATTGGGCTTCGCCGCGGAGGTGGATTCGGTTCCTATCCAGGCTCGACGATGGGAGTGATCGCCTTCATTCGTCAGGCGTTTTATGACGCCCAGTACCACTCGCGCGTCCTGAAGGCAGTCGCCTCGAAGAAGGCCGGAGTCGAGGCGCCCGAAGCCGATCCCGCGCTCGAGGCTCTGGCAGGGGTTCTGAGCGGCGCTTCCGTCCCGGTCTTTGAAGACCTCAACGAGGTCAGCGCATACATGGCCGCCGAGCTCGCCAAGGAGTTCGGCATTCGCCCGGTATTCGTGATGTCTTCCGACTCGGGGAGCCTTCGAGATGTCTTCTCAACCGCTCGGGCAGTAGTCTTGAGGGGAACGATCCCAAGCCGGCCGCGGATCGACGACTTGGAGAACGCTTCGCTGGGAGCAGTTCGCGCGTACTTCGGCGAAGTGCAAGCTGGGGCCGAACTGCAAAAGTCCGGCGTTGCGTTTTGCTTTGGACCCAGCAGCGTCGCGAACCCACTTGCGGGGCTTCGCACCTATGTTCGCGGCGGACTCGACCGCAACTCCGCGCTCGCTTCTCTCACGACCCGGCCAGCTGAGCTTCTGGGGCTGGCGAACGAGATGGGAACGCTCGAGCAAGGCAAACGCGCCAGCATCGTGCTCACGCAAGGCGACCTCTTCGATTCCTCCTCCCAGATCATGGCCGTGTTTTCGTCGGGCAAGCGGATCGACTTCGACATGCCCGATCGAAAGAAGGGCGACGAACTGAAGCCCGACGCGCCTCTCAAGCTCGTTCCCCCGAAATACGGACGCTTCCCCGCCCCTGCCGAGACCGCTCCGGCCTTCCGACTCTACCGAAACGCGACGATTTGGACGATGGGACCGCAGGGGGTTCTGAGCAACGCTGACCTGCTGATTCGCGACGGCAAGATTCAGGCGGTGGGCCGAGGCTTGCAGGTCCCTCAAGGGTGCCAGGTAATCGACGCGAGCGGGATGCACCTCTCGCCCGGCATTTGGGACTGCCATAGCCACACCGGGATTTCCGGAGGGGTGAACGAAGGCGCGAACATGGTCACGATCGAGTGCCGCATTCAAGACGTCACGGATCACACGCAAATTGGAATCTATCGACAGCTCTCGGGTGGGACGGTCGGCGCGAACCAGCTTCATGGGTCGGCCAACGCGATCGGCGGGCAATCCTTCACGGTCAAGTGGCGATGGGGCGAGCCTCCAACGCGGTTTGGCGTCGAGGGCGCCCCTCCCGGCGTCAAGTTCGCCTTGGGCGAGAACCCGATCCGCGAACCTGCGGGAAGGGGCGGCGGCGCACAGGCGACTCCGGACGGAACCACACTCCTCACCTGGCGTCCTCAAACGAGGATGGGCGTCGAGGAAGCCATTCGAAGGGCGCTCCAACTCGGAAAGGAATACGCCGAGCAATGGCGGGCCTACGGAGAGGGCAAACTCCCTGTCGAGCCTCGGCGCGACATTCAACTCGAGGGCCTGGCGGAAATCGTCACTCAGAAGCGATGGGTCCACAGCCACGGCTATCGTCAGGACGAACTTCTGATGCTGTTGCGCGTCGTCTCGGAGTTCGGCGGAAAACTCGCCACCCTCCAGCACGTCCTTGAAGGCTACAAAATCGCGGACGAGATGGCGGCCTCAGGGGTTGGGGGCTCTACGTTTGCCGACTGGTGGGGCTACAAGCTCGAAGCCTACGACGCGATCCCGCACAACGCGGCTCTGATGGCGATGCGGGGCGTCTCGGTGAGCATCAACAGCGACAGCGACAACCACGCCCGAAGGCTCAACCATGAGGCAGCCAAGGCCATACGCTATGGCGGGGTTCCCGCAGAGAAAGCCCTGAGCTTCGTCACCATCGAGCCGGCAAGGCAACTCGGCATCGACTCGCGTACCGGCTCGCTCGAGCCCGGAAAGGACGCCGACATCGCCGTCTGGACCGCTGATCCGACGAGCGTTTTCGCGGTGTGCATGCAAACCTACGTCGATGGGGTCCTTAAGTTCGACCGAGATGCCGACGCAAGGCAGCGCTCCGAAAGAATCGAAGAGCTTCAGGCCGCGAAGGAGGCCCTGAGCGCCCCTGAGCCTGAGACCGACCCCGACAACCCGTTCGCATCGACGGCATCGGCCGGCAACGCCGAAGCTGACGCAGACGAGGGTAAAGCCGAAGTCAAGCCCGCCTCCGAAGGCAGCGCATCCGTCGCCACGGGACTTGGACCCATTACTGGCTTTCCGGGAACGGTCCGTTATCCCCGAAAGTCTTTCCTGATCCGGGGCGCGACGCTTCACCCGATGGTTGCCGAGCCTTTCGTCGGTGACCTCTTAGTGGGCGCAGACGGCCGGATCGCCCAAATGGGCGCGAACCTGAGTCCAGAAGGGGTTGAAGTCATCGACGGCAGCGGCAAGCACGTCTACCCCGGACTTATCGACTCTTCCACCACCCTCGGGCTCATGGAGATCGGACAAGTTCCGCAAAGCGACGACTCCGTCGAAAAGGGCGACTTCCACCCCGACTACAGGGTTGAGCGGACGATCAACGCAGAACATCAGACCCTTGCGGTCGCTCGCGCCCAAGGCGTCCTGACGGCGCTCGTGCGGCAATCGGTGGGTTCAGGCATAGCCGGACAAGCGGCCGTCATCAACACCGAAGGCTACACGTTTGAGGACTTAGCCATTCAAGGCGGTGTTGCGATGGTTGCCTCTGCGGGCGGCGGCGGCTTCGCCAGGTTCGAAGAGGAAGAGAGCCACGTTCATATCGACGAGATGTATGAGGCCGGGGCCCAGGGTCGCGGAGGCCAGGCGGGCCGTCAAGGACCCTCCTACGAACGCCTGAATCGGGCCCTCAAGGAGACCCGCGAGTATCTGGAGCAGCGCGCCAAGGCCACCCCTGGGGGTCCGGTTGCCTTCGATGCTCGGTACGAGGCGATGGTTCCCGTGCTCGAAGGCAAGATGCCCGTGATGATCGCCGCGAACAGCGCGCAGGACATGAAGGCGGCAGTGGCTTGGGCCGAGGAGCAGAAGGTTCGGGTCCAGCTCTATGGTTGCTCGGGTGCGGGCGAGATCGCCGATTGGCTCGCCGAAAAGAAGGTCCCGATCATACTGAGCGCAGTTTTTAGCATGCCGG